One Solibacillus sp. R5-41 DNA segment encodes these proteins:
- a CDS encoding LysR family transcriptional regulator, with the protein MEIEQLRYFKTVATMQHMTRAAEVLSISQPALSKSISNIEQDLGVPLFNREGRSIYLNRFGELFLQSVNVILDEYERVKEEFEDIVRPGSGEVSFGFIHTLGTEVVPELIAATTKHFPNMLFSLTQATSLSLLKRLEEGAIDLCLTQKIASKVIEIETEELFVEELFVIVPKTHPLAHLEMITLDNIKDEPFIAIKKGNSLRRLVDEFFLKEGIKLKTTFAAEEMHTVAGFVSAGMGISLIPNIKGLDNYNVKRLRVEPPCYRSVGVSWAKNRYLSPAATEFKQYLIEYFQNRKEIE; encoded by the coding sequence ATGGAGATAGAACAGCTTCGATATTTTAAAACTGTTGCTACGATGCAACATATGACCCGTGCAGCAGAGGTTCTATCGATTTCCCAACCGGCGTTAAGTAAGTCTATTTCAAATATTGAACAGGATCTTGGCGTCCCATTATTTAATCGAGAAGGCCGTTCGATTTATTTAAATCGTTTTGGCGAACTTTTTTTGCAAAGTGTAAATGTGATATTAGATGAATATGAGCGTGTAAAAGAAGAATTTGAAGATATTGTCCGTCCAGGCTCTGGGGAAGTGTCATTTGGTTTTATTCATACACTTGGGACAGAAGTTGTGCCGGAGCTAATTGCAGCAACGACGAAACACTTTCCAAATATGCTATTTTCATTAACGCAGGCAACGTCATTAAGTTTGCTGAAGCGTTTAGAAGAAGGGGCAATTGATTTATGTTTAACACAAAAAATTGCATCCAAAGTAATTGAAATAGAAACAGAGGAATTATTTGTGGAAGAACTATTTGTTATTGTCCCGAAAACACATCCTTTAGCGCATTTAGAAATGATTACATTAGATAATATTAAAGATGAGCCGTTTATTGCGATTAAAAAAGGGAATTCATTGCGCCGATTGGTTGATGAGTTTTTCCTTAAAGAGGGAATTAAGCTGAAGACAACATTTGCTGCCGAAGAAATGCATACGGTTGCAGGCTTCGTTAGTGCTGGAATGGGAATTTCACTCATCCCTAACATAAAAGGGCTTGATAATTATAATGTAAAACGTTTAAGGGTAGAGCCACCATGCTATCGTTCGGTAGGCGTTTCGTGGGCAAAAAATCGCTATTTATCACCCGCAGCGACAGAGTTTAAGCAATATTTAATAGAGTATTTTCAAAATAGAAAAGAGATTGAGTAA
- a CDS encoding methyl-accepting chemotaxis protein: MEVIMLGTIVVLLCTTLYFSYQYFMLKRHSHLNNVATNEMNELSAGQVREQFQLFAKNVNEKGKTLTEHGEYAAEKADIVRAAIDEVGKGLKKQLVATEESSTSIEDMTEAIEDLSIRSNQISEQSNTTLELTQDGNEKLKDSMVRMEQFNQTINTTSSAINILGEKSHEIGKIVKVITGISEQINLLALNAAIEAARAGEHGKGFAVVAGEVRKLAEQSRQSSSEVSNIVKNIQEETDRVVISMKQGTEEFAQTNTTILEVGIMFEKILETTKTIAENNSNASASTEELSSGSQQIMAAIREIAFISQESVEMFEELIDISDDELNTMENLVQEAKNLIELKNDKKLLSLENNVETVNLKRV, translated from the coding sequence ATGGAAGTTATCATGCTAGGAACTATTGTCGTTTTATTATGTACAACTTTGTACTTTTCTTACCAATATTTTATGCTCAAACGACATTCTCATTTAAATAATGTGGCTACAAACGAAATGAATGAACTATCAGCAGGTCAAGTAAGAGAGCAATTTCAGTTATTTGCAAAAAATGTGAATGAAAAAGGTAAAACTCTTACTGAACATGGGGAATATGCAGCTGAGAAGGCTGATATTGTTAGGGCTGCAATCGATGAGGTAGGCAAAGGGTTAAAAAAACAATTAGTAGCTACTGAAGAGAGTTCTACTTCTATTGAAGATATGACAGAAGCTATTGAAGACCTATCTATAAGATCAAACCAAATTTCTGAACAATCGAATACTACATTAGAATTGACACAAGACGGTAACGAAAAGTTAAAAGATTCGATGGTTAGAATGGAGCAATTTAATCAAACGATTAATACAACATCTAGTGCCATCAATATACTTGGAGAAAAATCGCACGAAATTGGTAAGATTGTTAAGGTGATTACTGGGATTTCAGAGCAAATAAATTTATTAGCACTGAACGCGGCTATCGAAGCAGCTCGTGCAGGTGAACACGGTAAAGGGTTTGCTGTAGTTGCTGGTGAAGTTCGTAAATTAGCCGAACAATCACGTCAGTCATCTTCAGAAGTATCGAATATTGTAAAGAATATTCAAGAAGAGACGGACCGCGTTGTAATATCGATGAAGCAAGGAACAGAAGAATTTGCACAAACGAATACAACAATTTTAGAAGTTGGTATAATGTTCGAAAAAATTTTAGAAACTACAAAAACTATTGCTGAAAATAATTCTAATGCATCTGCAAGTACCGAAGAATTATCTTCAGGCTCACAGCAAATTATGGCAGCAATTAGAGAAATTGCTTTTATTTCTCAAGAATCAGTTGAAATGTTTGAAGAGCTAATTGATATTAGCGATGATGAATTAAATACAATGGAAAATTTAGTTCAAGAAGCAAAAAATCTGATAGAGCTAAAAAATGATAAAAAACTTTTGTCATTAGAAAATAATGTTGAAACTGTGAATTTAAAAAGGGTTTAA
- a CDS encoding S-layer homology domain-containing protein, with product MKKLTIFASLILMVQLFLPFSLNVKAEESTELFNYLALGDSLAAGMDEKGEIGYGYADYLALLLAGEDEEAIDFNKGFAYPGYTTDDVLKDITADVTKPITDLTGITNKTLSIKQAIKDADFITLSVGANDVLKNVKKSETGQLSVDLAGVTKSTQDVAVNYEKIFAAIYELNPEADVVVMGLYNPFPYIQDASVQTQLNTLVSTMNKALQTVVEKNDGIYSNVAELIAGNFTTYLPNPQNIHLAATGYGAVAEMMLSDYIVAILGDYEDEYEYEYDDLIDTPSTEAGDYFTDIADHWGNEYINLAYMGGFMNGFEDGTFKPNALVTRAQVLSVIARAFELPATKPAPFVDIKDYPLQTQNEIAAAYEAGLVKENGGYLNPKDNVTRAQFALILTRLSNSFEGEVYVPDVKAPFSDIAKYDEETQNAITLLYDLQLVQGQTADKFDPAGSMTRAQLAKILVLAFLNAEE from the coding sequence ATGAAAAAGTTAACGATTTTTGCTTCGCTCATTTTAATGGTTCAGTTATTTTTACCATTTTCATTAAATGTAAAGGCGGAGGAGTCTACTGAGCTATTTAATTATTTAGCTTTAGGTGATTCACTTGCAGCTGGTATGGATGAAAAAGGTGAAATTGGCTATGGCTATGCCGATTACTTAGCGCTTCTATTGGCAGGTGAAGATGAGGAGGCAATTGATTTTAATAAAGGATTCGCATACCCAGGCTATACAACAGATGACGTTTTAAAGGATATTACAGCAGATGTTACGAAGCCGATTACAGACTTAACAGGTATTACGAATAAGACGCTATCGATTAAACAAGCGATTAAAGATGCTGATTTCATCACGTTAAGCGTCGGAGCAAACGATGTACTAAAAAATGTAAAGAAAAGTGAAACAGGTCAACTTTCAGTTGATTTAGCAGGCGTTACAAAAAGTACTCAAGATGTGGCTGTAAATTATGAAAAAATCTTTGCGGCGATTTATGAACTAAATCCTGAAGCTGATGTTGTCGTTATGGGTCTTTACAATCCATTCCCGTATATCCAAGATGCATCAGTTCAAACGCAGTTAAATACGTTAGTTTCGACGATGAATAAAGCGTTACAAACAGTTGTAGAAAAAAATGACGGTATTTATTCAAATGTTGCGGAGTTAATAGCAGGGAATTTCACAACATACTTACCAAATCCACAAAATATTCATTTAGCTGCAACAGGCTATGGAGCAGTAGCAGAAATGATGTTGAGTGATTATATTGTCGCTATATTAGGTGATTATGAAGATGAATATGAATATGAATATGATGATTTAATTGATACGCCATCTACTGAAGCTGGTGACTATTTCACAGATATCGCAGATCATTGGGGTAATGAATACATTAATTTAGCTTATATGGGCGGTTTCATGAATGGCTTTGAAGATGGCACATTCAAACCAAATGCCCTAGTGACAAGAGCACAAGTGTTATCTGTTATTGCACGTGCTTTTGAATTGCCGGCTACTAAGCCAGCACCATTTGTAGATATTAAAGATTATCCATTGCAAACTCAAAATGAAATTGCAGCAGCTTATGAAGCAGGTCTTGTGAAAGAAAATGGTGGCTATTTAAACCCAAAGGACAATGTGACACGAGCACAATTTGCACTGATTTTAACACGTCTTTCAAATAGTTTTGAAGGCGAAGTGTATGTACCAGATGTAAAAGCGCCATTCTCAGATATTGCAAAATATGATGAAGAAACGCAAAATGCCATTACACTTCTATATGACTTACAGCTTGTACAAGGACAAACAGCAGATAAATTTGATCCAGCTGGAAGTATGACAAGAGCACAGTTAGCTAAAATTTTAGTTTTAGCATTTCTAAACGCAGAAGAATAA
- the groES gene encoding co-chaperone GroES — MLRPLGDRIIIELVEVEEKTAFGIVLPDSAKEKPQTGKAVAVGTGRVLDNGTHAPLDVKVGDEIIFSKFSGTEVKYDGVEYLILRESDVLAIIG, encoded by the coding sequence TTGTTAAGACCATTAGGAGATCGCATCATTATTGAACTTGTTGAGGTAGAGGAAAAAACTGCTTTCGGGATTGTATTACCTGACTCAGCAAAAGAAAAACCACAAACTGGTAAAGCGGTAGCAGTAGGTACAGGTCGAGTTCTTGACAACGGCACTCATGCCCCGCTTGACGTAAAAGTAGGCGATGAAATTATCTTCTCAAAATTCTCTGGTACAGAAGTGAAATACGACGGCGTAGAATATTTAATTTTACGTGAAAGCGACGTATTAGCAATTATTGGATAA
- a CDS encoding TVP38/TMEM64 family protein, which translates to MKKKLIIFIIWISLVYILKHLNLLSFDMNSLKAFIFENKNYAYFLFIGLWIVRLLFLIPGTMLMILGGVCFSPIEAFFLSTAGMALSATLVFLVSKSFVGHKLKKYLVNRHPEMNDLLEKYNYKFLALGIICPVAPADVICFLSASVRIKYVTYILTILIASAPLRMLYSLIGTSLGESKVGLVFVIVSLVLVFIASIKIWNKIKKNQYKGC; encoded by the coding sequence TTGAAAAAGAAACTTATCATTTTTATCATTTGGATTTCACTTGTTTATATATTAAAGCACTTAAATTTACTATCATTTGATATGAATTCCTTAAAAGCATTTATTTTTGAGAATAAAAATTATGCATACTTCCTGTTTATCGGTCTATGGATTGTGAGGCTGTTATTTTTAATCCCAGGTACAATGCTTATGATTTTGGGTGGCGTATGCTTCAGTCCAATAGAGGCCTTCTTTTTATCAACAGCGGGTATGGCATTGAGTGCAACTTTGGTTTTTCTCGTTTCAAAAAGTTTTGTTGGTCATAAGCTGAAAAAATATTTAGTGAATCGACACCCTGAAATGAATGATTTGTTAGAAAAGTACAATTACAAATTTCTAGCACTGGGAATTATTTGTCCTGTAGCTCCAGCAGATGTCATTTGTTTTTTATCCGCTTCTGTCCGTATCAAATATGTAACGTACATTTTAACGATACTAATTGCCAGTGCTCCATTAAGGATGTTATATAGTCTTATTGGGACTAGCCTTGGTGAATCTAAAGTGGGTTTAGTCTTCGTGATTGTATCGTTAGTACTTGTATTTATTGCATCCATAAAAATTTGGAATAAGATTAAGAAAAATCAATATAAAGGCTGCTGA
- a CDS encoding cell wall hydrolase, protein MARVKYRDADIDLMARMMRAEAVGEGNQGMLYVGNVIVNRAVADCSDFKDVRTIEDVIFQIQGGNYSFEAVQKGNLFYQRARPNEQRLAEQNLKYWREHPAKYALWYFNPYAPCPPTWYGQPFTGQFKNHCFYEPAPGTCESVYIG, encoded by the coding sequence TTGGCAAGAGTTAAATACAGAGATGCAGACATTGATTTAATGGCTAGGATGATGCGAGCAGAAGCCGTGGGTGAAGGAAATCAAGGGATGTTATATGTTGGAAATGTCATTGTTAATCGTGCTGTAGCCGACTGTTCAGATTTTAAAGATGTCAGAACAATTGAAGATGTTATTTTTCAAATACAAGGTGGAAATTATTCTTTTGAAGCAGTTCAAAAAGGGAATCTGTTTTATCAAAGAGCGAGACCTAATGAACAAAGATTAGCAGAACAGAATTTGAAATATTGGAGAGAACATCCAGCGAAATACGCACTTTGGTATTTTAATCCATATGCTCCTTGTCCTCCAACATGGTACGGCCAACCTTTTACCGGACAGTTTAAAAATCATTGCTTTTATGAACCAGCCCCTGGAACATGTGAAAGTGTTTATATAGGTTAG
- a CDS encoding CPBP family intramembrane glutamic endopeptidase encodes MTSISAPNFKTQKTAFYVLITYIVCQLSVLVLILFPELKEYLLKFIAEPTKQEQLIKLSAWWSITSFAIATIVSFLLIQRNKQFWNVFKGEKASISASIGWGIIGFFLVFLGQTIGAYIELALGIEMGSENTADIMLITKVAPVMIIATVLLGPILEELIFRRVIFGSIVQNYNFWVASIISSIVFAAIHMDFTHIIIYTISGMVFAFLYYKTKRLLTSIIAHVLLNGFVTFVQMYAEKFQQIIDNAPK; translated from the coding sequence GTGACATCCATTTCAGCACCAAATTTCAAAACACAAAAGACCGCATTTTATGTGTTGATTACGTATATCGTGTGCCAACTCTCTGTACTAGTGCTCATCCTTTTTCCTGAATTAAAAGAGTATCTATTAAAGTTTATTGCAGAACCTACGAAACAAGAACAATTAATTAAACTTTCCGCATGGTGGTCTATCACTTCCTTTGCGATTGCTACTATAGTGAGCTTTCTATTAATTCAGCGCAATAAGCAATTTTGGAATGTTTTTAAAGGAGAGAAGGCTTCAATTAGTGCTTCGATTGGTTGGGGAATTATCGGGTTTTTCCTTGTTTTTCTTGGTCAAACAATTGGTGCATACATTGAGCTCGCACTAGGCATTGAGATGGGTTCTGAAAACACAGCGGACATCATGCTAATCACAAAAGTTGCGCCAGTGATGATCATTGCCACAGTATTGCTCGGTCCTATTTTAGAAGAGTTAATTTTCCGTCGTGTCATTTTTGGTTCGATTGTTCAAAATTATAACTTTTGGGTGGCAAGCATTATTAGTTCCATCGTATTTGCAGCTATTCATATGGATTTCACACATATTATTATTTATACGATTAGCGGTATGGTTTTTGCCTTCCTTTACTACAAAACGAAGCGCTTACTAACTTCCATAATCGCGCATGTTTTATTAAATGGCTTCGTCACATTCGTTCAAATGTATGCGGAGAAGTTCCAACAAATTATTGATAATGCTCCGAAATGA
- a CDS encoding HAMP domain-containing sensor histidine kinase, with product MKTIKFRNTLTVNLLLMIVISIFGTYAVMIIISKIDTLNNPNGSILQAGLLLSFWFSVVILTFVVIFTLLVRNKILYLGHISETVQHIANGKLGLTIDIKGKDELSQLAGNINYMSKELENKFIHERQLEKVKNELITNISHDLRTPLTSIIGYLNLIKSGQYNNGDQLQEYFETIYLKSQRLNYLLDELFEFTRLSSPDAVLNLNKVDLESLLQQIVGEYIPIFEKEQLHVQTSITEEDIPALIDVEKIVRVYENLFVNAIKYSIKPSNIKISFCLKGNTAVFQVSNKVENPPAEDVNKMFERFFRGDEARMDAQGTGLGLSISKKIIELHNGDIRAGYKDDWISFIVELPIYNEQLQNS from the coding sequence ATGAAGACGATTAAATTTCGAAATACACTAACCGTAAATCTTCTTTTAATGATTGTAATTAGTATTTTTGGAACGTATGCTGTGATGATCATCATTTCTAAAATAGATACTTTGAATAATCCGAATGGCAGTATCTTGCAAGCCGGTTTGTTACTGTCATTTTGGTTCTCCGTTGTAATACTGACGTTCGTTGTAATATTTACATTGCTTGTAAGGAATAAAATCCTGTATTTGGGACATATTTCAGAAACCGTGCAACATATTGCTAATGGGAAACTTGGGCTAACAATTGACATTAAAGGGAAGGACGAGCTATCGCAACTAGCAGGGAATATTAATTACATGTCAAAGGAGTTAGAAAATAAGTTTATCCATGAAAGACAACTAGAAAAAGTAAAAAATGAACTGATTACAAATATATCCCACGATTTACGAACGCCATTAACATCAATTATTGGTTATTTGAATTTAATAAAAAGTGGGCAATATAATAATGGAGATCAGCTGCAGGAATATTTTGAAACCATCTATTTAAAATCACAAAGGCTAAATTATTTACTGGATGAACTATTTGAATTTACCCGTTTATCAAGTCCCGACGCTGTGCTAAATCTGAATAAAGTTGACTTGGAGAGTTTATTGCAACAAATAGTGGGAGAGTATATTCCAATCTTTGAGAAAGAACAATTACATGTTCAAACATCAATTACAGAGGAAGATATCCCAGCATTAATCGATGTGGAAAAAATAGTTCGTGTATATGAAAATCTTTTTGTAAATGCGATTAAATACAGCATAAAGCCTTCTAATATAAAAATATCTTTTTGTTTAAAAGGAAATACAGCTGTTTTTCAAGTATCTAATAAAGTAGAAAACCCTCCCGCAGAAGATGTAAATAAAATGTTTGAACGGTTTTTTAGGGGAGATGAGGCAAGAATGGATGCACAAGGGACAGGTCTTGGATTGTCGATTTCCAAAAAAATCATTGAACTCCATAATGGGGACATACGCGCGGGGTACAAAGATGATTGGATAAGCTTTATTGTAGAACTTCCAATTTATAATGAACAACTTCAGAATTCTTAA
- a CDS encoding response regulator transcription factor — translation MVSKILIVDDDKEIRNLIAVYLENEGMQTEKVEDAVEALKLLEKNAFDLIILDIMMPKMNGIQACMKIREERSMPIIMLSAKSEDMDKIQGLTAGADDYLSKPFNPLELIARVKSQLRRYKKYNNEPVVNKSVLEIGDLIINADTRQVWVQRKEVRLTPKEFDILELLGRNKGIVLSVSKIYEAVWKEDFFKSDNTVMVHITKIRDKIEANPKNPIYIKTIWGVGYKL, via the coding sequence ATGGTGTCAAAAATATTAATTGTTGATGATGATAAAGAAATCAGAAATCTTATCGCGGTGTATTTGGAGAATGAAGGTATGCAAACTGAAAAGGTTGAAGATGCGGTAGAGGCTTTAAAATTGCTCGAAAAGAATGCATTTGACCTTATTATTTTAGACATTATGATGCCGAAAATGAATGGCATTCAAGCATGCATGAAAATTAGAGAAGAACGTAGCATGCCGATTATTATGCTTTCTGCAAAATCAGAGGATATGGATAAAATCCAAGGTCTAACAGCCGGTGCCGATGATTATTTATCTAAACCATTTAATCCATTAGAATTAATCGCTAGGGTTAAATCGCAATTAAGAAGATATAAAAAATACAATAACGAACCAGTTGTCAACAAAAGTGTTTTGGAGATAGGCGATTTAATAATAAATGCAGATACGCGACAAGTATGGGTACAAAGAAAAGAAGTTCGATTGACGCCGAAAGAATTTGATATTTTGGAACTACTTGGTCGAAATAAAGGAATCGTTTTAAGTGTTTCTAAAATTTATGAAGCTGTTTGGAAAGAAGACTTTTTCAAATCGGATAATACAGTGATGGTACACATAACAAAAATTCGAGACAAAATAGAGGCGAATCCCAAAAATCCTATTTATATAAAGACGATTTGGGGAGTAGGCTATAAACTATGA
- a CDS encoding carboxylesterase, producing MKLIAPKPFLTETGNRAVLLLHGFTGNTNDVKRLGKYLSDRNYTVHAPLYKGHGGGPDQLIQSNPIEWWNSAIEGYDELRNRGYEEIAVAGVSLGGIFSLKLGEERPTKAIVTMSAPALAKTADSLQSRIVDYAINYKKLSGTYDETIDSRTKIAELVEMPSLINLQSLINETSNNLNVIQSPVHILRGFEDDEYYCESADLIYSSVNSRIKSVKTFINSGHILTLGKERELVYEEIFHFFESLKWKE from the coding sequence ATGAAACTCATCGCGCCGAAACCTTTTTTAACTGAAACAGGGAATCGTGCTGTTCTTTTACTTCACGGGTTTACAGGCAACACAAATGATGTAAAACGTTTAGGAAAATATTTATCAGATCGTAACTACACTGTACACGCACCTTTATACAAAGGGCATGGCGGCGGGCCTGATCAACTCATCCAATCCAATCCAATCGAATGGTGGAACAGTGCAATCGAAGGATATGATGAACTACGCAACCGTGGTTATGAAGAAATCGCAGTTGCAGGTGTATCGCTCGGAGGAATTTTCTCATTAAAACTAGGAGAAGAACGCCCAACAAAAGCAATCGTTACAATGTCTGCACCAGCTTTAGCCAAAACAGCTGATAGCTTACAAAGCCGTATTGTCGATTATGCAATTAATTATAAAAAATTATCTGGCACGTACGATGAAACTATTGATAGTCGTACTAAAATCGCTGAGCTAGTTGAAATGCCTTCATTAATTAATTTACAGAGCCTTATTAATGAAACAAGTAACAATTTAAATGTCATTCAATCACCTGTCCATATTTTACGCGGATTTGAGGATGATGAATACTATTGCGAAAGCGCAGATTTAATTTATTCTTCGGTTAACTCTCGCATCAAATCAGTTAAAACATTCATTAACTCTGGTCATATTTTAACATTAGGTAAAGAACGTGAATTAGTTTATGAAGAAATTTTTCATTTCTTTGAAAGCTTAAAGTGGAAAGAATAA
- the groL gene encoding chaperonin GroEL (60 kDa chaperone family; promotes refolding of misfolded polypeptides especially under stressful conditions; forms two stacked rings of heptamers to form a barrel-shaped 14mer; ends can be capped by GroES; misfolded proteins enter the barrel where they are refolded when GroES binds), translated as MAKDIKFSEDARSLMAAGVDKLANAVKVTLGPKGRNVVLEKKFGSPLITNDGVSIAKEIELENPFENMGAKLVAEVASKTNEIAGDGTTTATVLAQAMIREGLKNVTAGANPVGIRKGMDKAVAAALTELQAISRPVENKESIAQVASISSGDEEIGGYIADAMERVGNDGVITIEESKGFTTELDVVEGMQFDRGYASHYMVTDTDKMEAVLDNPFVLITDKKIASIQEILPVLEQVVQQGRPILIIAEDVEGEALATLVVNKLRGTFNAVAVKAPGFGDRRKAMLEDIAILTGGQVITQDLGLDLKTADLTSLGRAVKVIVSKDNTTIVEGAGNTDAVAARVNQIRMQLAETTSEFDKEKLQERLAKLAGGVAVIKVGAATETELKERKLRIEDALNSTRAAVEEGIVSGGGTALLNVYGAVVNVLEEVEGDVATGVKIILRALEEPVRQIAENAGLEGSIIVDRLKREEVGIGFNAATGEWVNMIEAGVVDPAKVTRSALQNAASVASLFLTTEAVVADIPEAGGGMGMPDMGGMGGMGGMM; from the coding sequence ATGGCAAAAGACATTAAATTTTCAGAAGACGCACGCTCATTAATGGCGGCTGGTGTTGATAAATTAGCAAATGCTGTAAAGGTAACACTTGGACCAAAAGGACGTAACGTTGTATTAGAAAAAAAATTCGGTTCACCACTAATTACAAATGACGGTGTTTCGATCGCAAAAGAAATCGAGTTAGAAAACCCATTTGAAAACATGGGTGCAAAATTAGTAGCAGAAGTGGCTTCTAAAACAAATGAAATTGCTGGTGACGGTACAACTACAGCAACGGTTCTTGCACAAGCGATGATCCGCGAAGGTTTAAAAAACGTAACAGCTGGCGCAAACCCTGTTGGCATCCGTAAAGGGATGGATAAAGCGGTTGCAGCTGCATTAACAGAGCTTCAAGCCATTTCACGCCCAGTGGAAAACAAAGAGTCGATCGCACAAGTAGCATCTATCTCTTCAGGTGACGAGGAAATCGGTGGGTACATTGCAGATGCTATGGAACGAGTTGGCAATGATGGTGTTATTACGATTGAAGAATCAAAAGGCTTCACAACAGAGCTTGATGTTGTAGAAGGTATGCAATTTGACCGTGGTTATGCTTCACACTACATGGTGACAGATACAGACAAAATGGAAGCGGTACTAGATAACCCATTCGTTTTAATTACAGATAAAAAAATCGCAAGCATTCAAGAGATTTTACCAGTGCTTGAGCAAGTTGTACAACAAGGTCGTCCAATTTTAATTATTGCGGAGGACGTTGAAGGGGAAGCATTAGCAACTCTTGTAGTGAATAAACTTCGCGGTACATTCAATGCCGTAGCAGTAAAAGCACCAGGCTTTGGTGACCGTCGTAAAGCAATGCTAGAAGATATTGCGATTCTTACAGGTGGTCAAGTGATTACACAAGATCTTGGCTTAGATTTAAAAACAGCAGACTTAACTTCATTAGGTCGCGCGGTAAAAGTAATCGTTTCAAAAGATAATACAACGATCGTTGAAGGCGCTGGTAACACAGATGCAGTAGCAGCACGCGTGAATCAAATTCGTATGCAGCTTGCTGAAACGACTTCAGAGTTCGATAAAGAAAAATTACAAGAGCGCTTAGCAAAATTAGCAGGCGGTGTTGCCGTTATTAAAGTAGGGGCAGCAACAGAAACAGAATTAAAAGAACGTAAATTACGCATCGAGGACGCACTGAACTCAACACGTGCGGCAGTAGAAGAAGGTATCGTATCAGGTGGTGGTACAGCCCTTCTTAATGTATATGGTGCAGTAGTGAACGTGCTTGAAGAAGTAGAAGGTGATGTAGCTACGGGTGTGAAAATCATTTTACGTGCATTAGAAGAACCAGTACGTCAAATTGCTGAGAATGCGGGTCTTGAAGGTTCAATCATCGTAGACCGCCTAAAGCGAGAAGAAGTAGGAATTGGCTTCAATGCAGCAACAGGTGAATGGGTAAACATGATTGAAGCAGGCGTAGTAGACCCAGCAAAAGTAACGCGTTCAGCTTTACAAAATGCTGCATCAGTCGCTTCACTATTCCTTACAACGGAAGCAGTAGTAGCAGACATCCCAGAAGCAGGCGGCGGTATGGGTATGCCTGATATGGGTGGCATGGGTGGCATGGGCGGCATGATGTAA